One genomic segment of Naumovozyma castellii chromosome 9, complete genome includes these proteins:
- the NUG1 gene encoding RNA-binding GTPase NUG1 (ancestral locus Anc_7.150), with translation MVRVRKRTSKRTSTRMREGIRKKSFALHRKERKNAKTDPTWKSRGKKDPGIPSNFPYKAQILEEIEARKLKDLEERELLKEQRRLARQEAKRLGQDNMVQDAGLPDDDENGLAALVESAQHAAAEYENGSRPKKGLQQDAQDLEVVDYDIDFYSDSEENESELEKSRKAYDKIFKSVVDASDVILYVLDARDPEGTRSRKVEQAVLQSQGKRLILILNKVDLVPPFVLEQWLNVLKSSFPTIPIRASPGATNGTSFNKKLTQAVTANALLEALKTYSNNSNLKRSIVVGVIGYPNVGKSSVINAITSRRGGHSKACPVGNQAGVTTSLREVKIDNKLKILDSPGICFPSEHKKKSKTEHEAELALLNALPSKYIVDPYPAVLMLVKRLAKNDEMTESFKKFYELPPIPANDADTFTKHFLIHVARKRGRLSKGGIPNLTSAGLSVLNDWRDGKILGWVLPNASKEGSGQETNNASTINTGITQAPDKQKEQTTIVSEWSKEFDLDGLFSSLDNVIAASKDDEVDME, from the coding sequence ATGGTGAGAGTGAGAAAGCGTACATCCAAGAGAACTTCTACTCGTATGAGAGAGGGTATTAGAAAGAAGTCCTTCGCCTTACatagaaaagaaagaaagaatgCCAAGACTGATCCTACTTGGAAATCAAGAGGTAAGAAGGACCCAGGTATCCCGTCCAATTTTCCCTACAAGGCTCAAATTctagaagaaattgaagctAGAAAGTTGAAGgatttggaagaaagaGAGCTATTAAAGGAACAAAGAAGACTCGCTAGGCAAGAGGCTAAGAGATTAGGTCAAGATAATATGGTTCAAGATGCAGGTCTAccagatgatgatgaaaatggaCTAGCTGCATTGGTTGAATCTGCTCAACATGCAGCTGCTGAATACGAAAATGGATCTCGTCCAAAGAAGGGTTTGCAACAAGATGCCCAAGATTTGGAAGTAGTGGAttatgatattgatttttaCAGTGATAGTGAAGAAAACGAATctgaattagaaaaatCTAGAAAGGCTTACGATAAGATCTTCAAGTCAGTGGTTGATGCCTCCGATGTTATCCTATATGTTCTTGATGCAAGAGACCCAGAAGGTACTAGATCTAGAAAAGTAGAACAAGCTGTTTTACAAAGTCAAGGTAAAagattgattttgattttgaataaagttGATTTGGTTCCTCCATTTGTCTTAGAACAATGGTTGAACGTTTTGAAATCAAGTTTCCCAACGATCCCAATAAGAGCATCTCCAGGTGCTACTAATGGTACTTCTttcaacaagaaattaACACAAGCTGTGACGGCAAACGCTCTTTTAGAAGCTTTGAAAACTTATTCTAACAACagtaatttgaaaagatccATTGTTGTTGGTGTTATCGGTTATCCAAATGTCGGTAAGTCATCTGTTATTAACGCTATCACATCTCGTCGTGGTGGTCACTCGAAGGCATGTCCTGTGGGTAACCAAGCTGGTGTTACTACCTCATTGAGAGAAGTGAAGATTGAtaacaaattgaagattttagATTCACCAGGTATTTGTTTCCCAAGTGAGCataagaagaagagcaAGACTGAACATGAAGCAGAATTGGCACTACTTAACGCCTTACCATCCAAATATATCGTTGATCCATACCCAGCTGTATTGATGCTGGTAAAAAGATTAGCTAAGAACGATGAAATGACTGAAAGTTTCAAGAAATTCTACGAATTACCACCAATCCCAGCCAATGATGCCGACACATTTACAAAACATTTCTTAATTCATGTAGCCCGTAAGAGAGGAAGATTAAGTAAAGGTGGTATTCCAAATCTAACAAGTGCTGGTTTATCCGTTTTAAATGATTGGAGAGACGGGAAGATTCTTGGTTGGGTTTTGCCAAATGCTTCCAAGGAAGGTTCTGgacaagaaacaaataatgCTTCAACAATAAATACAGGTATAACGCAGGCTCCAGATAAGCAAAAAgaacaaacaacaattgTCTCCGAATGGTCCAAGGAATTTGACCTTGATGGTTTGTTTTCATCTTTGGATAATGTCATTGCAGCTTctaaagatgatgaagtggACATGGAGTAG
- the TMA20 gene encoding translation machinery-associated protein 20 (ancestral locus Anc_7.152): MFRKFTREDIHSRSKVKSSIQRTLKAKLVSQYPKLEEVIDELIPKKSHIELIKCEDKIQLYTVDGEVLFFQQFDELIPTLRLVHKFPEAYPTVQVDRGAIKFVLSGANIMCPGLTSAGAKLPDAPGYEKDTIVVINAENKEHALAIGKLMMSTEEIKSHNKGHGVEMIHHLGDPLWTFTTD, from the exons ATGTTCAGAAA ATTCACCAGAGAAGATATCCATTCACGTTCCAAAGTTAAATCTTCCATTCAAAGAACTTTGAAAGCCAAATTGGTGTCTCAGTACCCAAAATTAGAGGAAGTGATAGATGAATTGATACCAAAGAAAAGTCATATCGAGTTAATTAAGTGTGAAGATAAGATACAATTATACACCGTTGATGGTGAAGTTTTATTCTTCCAACAATTTGACGAATTAATTCCTACTTTGAGATTAGTTCACAAATTTCCAGAAGCGTACCCAACCGTTCAAGTGGACAGAGGTGCCATTAAGTTTGTTCTTTCAGGTGCTAATATCATGTGTCCTGGTTTGACTTCTGCAGGCGCCAAACTCCCAGATGCCCCCGGTTACGAAAAGGATACAATTGTAGTAATTAATGCCGAGAATAAGGAACATGCCCTTGCCATTGGGAAGCTAATGATGAGTActgaagaaatcaaatcCCATAACAAGGGTCATGGTGTTGAGATGATTCATCACCTAGGTGATCCATTATGGACGTTCACAACTGATTAA
- the IRC22 gene encoding Irc22p (ancestral locus Anc_7.144), whose amino-acid sequence MKFINLACLSLLTASLTFAQEDSEQQQEHFDVDAAAEDQPLIQEPVATEEQEQESQGLPQINLNITYDILERLDEDRANILEFQNLDFATLNYTFTNYEDSNVTVTGVSGNILTMPNGQMAANVTLGEIGPVEVAINDTVVFQQQLQFELPDGQYYLVPIVHLTKEDRDLRVTAPPSFIEIMEPPMSFFNWQFLLTQFTILAVCAAGGYYTFVVRPQAFANDKKRVDKKKLKELDAQRPRDEDKSEWLPKEYKAKA is encoded by the coding sequence ATGAAGTTCATTAACCTTGCCTGCCTATCCCTATTAACTGCCTCGTTGACCTTTGCTCAGGAAGACTcagaacaacaacaggaACACTTCGACGTAGACGCCGCTGCTGAAGATCAACCATTGATACAAGAACCAGTGGCAactgaagaacaagaacaagaaagtCAAGGATTACCTCAAATTAACTTGAACATCACTTATGACATCTTGGAGAGATTGGACGAGGACCGTGCCAACATCCTCGAGTTCCAGAACTTGGATTTCGCCACTTTGAACTACACTTTCACCAATTACGAGGATTCCAATGTCACTGTTACAGGTGTCTCTGGTAACATCCTTACCATGCCCAATGGACAAATGGCCGCTAACGTGACCCTTGGTGAAATTGGACCCGTTGAAGTAGCTATTAACGACACCGTGGTCttccaacaacaattgCAATTCGAATTACCTGACGGTCAATACTACTTGGTCCCCATCGTCCATTTAACCAAGGAGGACAGAGATTTGAGAGTCACCGCACCACCTTCATTTATTGAGATCATGGAACCACCAATgtccttcttcaattggCAATTCCTCTTGACTCAATTCACCATATTAGCAGTCTGTGCTGCAGGTGGGTACTACACCTTTGTTGTTAGACCTCAAGCTTTTGCTAATGACAAGAAGAGAGTCgataagaagaagttgaaggAATTGGATGCTCAAAGACCAAGAGACGAAGACAAGTCCGAATGGTTACCTAAGGAGTACAAGGCCAAAGCCTGA
- the YND1 gene encoding apyrase (ancestral locus Anc_7.149): protein MYTATDSSNDRYGIVIDAGSSGSRLHIFKWKDPNSYNLQDTDLQLLQSVPKIEQNPDWTFKTSPGLSSFEDKPEKAFKKHIKPLLNEALNVIPPKKLSSTPIFIQATAGMRLLPKKKSQRILDQLCKDIKKSTNFLLSDCESQINIIDGELEGLYGWLSLNYLSNNFKNFSPSSATHQSLGFMDMGGASVQIAFAPSDKEQVKKHHDDIAKVTLRSLNGDLQEWDVFVSTWLGFGANQARKRYLAQLVNALPENTNDYDDDDFHTRKLVDPCMAKGYKMDFKFKDKKFTFQGSGNFEQCNKSIYPLLLKNIPCKDEPCLFNGVHVPGFNFDNDKFVGVSEYWYTANDVFKLGGPYDFEKFNLNVERFCNTDWDTLKKNNHDGKYNDISDDFLAASCFKANWVLNVLHEGFNLPKVDTNISNTELVDTEQDPIFQSLSKIDENELSWTLGRILLFAAGNIAVGDHNKGNVGVSPSENEAETLGKKFISGALTASSSSSASFITYFFRLIFIAVLAFLLINWLKSKGGMPLHLSNVLSRGIGLINFIKMKTSRWYLRFNNIDQNLNNVTRLEEGLLYEDGNNNTDKMSNNPQMGRTSQLRNEELLNFRSKSMTNLGYDKDKQRSSSHDPARNDRFHPESVRNSPKPPEHSKITRSGTDIQLNSSSAPTRVSFPMADFSKYRD, encoded by the coding sequence ATGTACACGGCCACGGATAGCAGCAATGATAGGTATGGTATCGTCATCGACGCCGGGTCATCAGGGTCTCGTCTgcatatcttcaaatggaaAGATCCAAACTCATACAATCTACAAGACACTGACCTGCAACTTCTGCAGTCTGTCCCCAAGATCGAGCAAAACCCGGATTGGACATTCAAGACAAGTCCAGGATTATCCTCTTTCGAAGATAAGCCTGAAAAGGCCTTCAAGAAACATATCAAGCCCTTGCTAAATGAAGCATTAAATGTGATACCACCTAAAAAATTATCCTCTACACCAATCTTCATCCAGGCCACCGCAGGAATGAGATTAttaccaaagaagaagtcACAAAGGATATTGGATCAATTATGTAAAGATATTAAGAAATCTACCAATTTTTTACTCTCCGATTGTGAGAGtcaaataaatatcatCGATGGTGAATTAGAGGGACTGTACGGTTGGTTAAGTTTAAATTATCtctccaataatttcaaaaattttagTCCATCTTCAGCAACTCACCAAAGTCTCGGCTTTATGGATATGGGTGGTGCATCAGTGCAGATTGCATTTGCACCCAGTGATAAGGAACAAGTGAAGAAGCACCATGATGACATCGCTAAAGTAACCTTGAGGAGTCTAAATGGTGACCTGCAAGAATGGGACGTCTTCGTGAGTACATGGTTGGGCTTCGGTGCCAATCAGGCACGGAAAAGATATTTAGCACAATTAGTTAATGCATTACCTGAAAACACAAACGATtatgatgacgatgattTCCATACAAGAAAATTGGTGGACCCCTGTATGGCTAAAGGTTATAAGAtggatttcaaatttaaagataaaaaatttaCTTTTCAAGGGTCAGGAAATTTTGAGCAATGTAATAAATCAATCTATCCAttgttgttgaaaaatatacCTTGTAAGGATGAACCATGTCTTTTCAACGGTGTTCATGTTCCAggtttcaattttgataatgataaatttgttgGGGTGTCAGAATATTGGTATACCGCTAATGACGTATTTAAGTTAGGTGGACCatatgattttgaaaaatttaaccTTAATGTGGAAAGATTTTGTAATACTGATTGGGAtactttaaagaaaaataatcatGATGGTAAATACAACGATATATCGGATGATTTCCTTGCCGCATCATGTTTTAAAGCTAACTGGGTCTTAAATGTTCTCCATGAAGGTTTCAACCTCCCTAAAGTAGATACAAATATTAGTAATACCGAGCTTGTTGATACAGAACAAGATCctatttttcaaagtttaTCCaagattgatgaaaatgagtTATCATGGACTCTAGGTAGAATTCTTCTATTTGCTGCAGGTAACATCGCCGTAGGTGACCATAACAAAGGAAATGTAGGAGTGTCACCAAGTGAAAATGAAGCAGAAACATTGGGtaaaaaattcatttcGGGAGCACTCActgcatcttcatcatcgtctGCCAGTTTTATTACTTACTTCTTCAGACTCATTTTTATTGCAGTGCTGGCATTCTTATTAATTAACTGGTTAAAGAGCAAAGGTGGGATGCCCCttcatctttcaaatgtttTATCAAGAGGAATTGGTCTAATTAACTTCATCAAAATGAAAACCTCAAGATGGTATCTTcgatttaataatatagaTCAAAATCTCAACAATGTCACAAGATTGGAGGAAGGTTTGTTATATGAAGatggaaataataatacgGACAAGATGAGTAATAATCCTCAAATGGGAAGAACCTCTCAATTACGTAACGAAGAATTACTGAATTTTAGAAGCAAAAGTATGACCAACTTAGGTTACGACAAGGATAAGCAACGAAGCTCTAGTCATGATCCCGCTAGGAATGATCGTTTCCATCCAGAGTCTGTACGCAACAGCCCGAAACCTCCAGAGCATAGCAAAATCACTAGAAGTGGAACAGATATACAATTGAACTCCTCGTCAGCTCCTACAAGAGTATCATTCCCCATGGCGGACTTCTCTAAGTATAGAGACTGA
- the WBP1 gene encoding dolichyl-diphosphooligosaccharide-protein glycotransferase (ancestral locus Anc_7.140), with protein MASLKMYALCVLSTLLCVVQAISLTGSRTLIIYDDRLTELDDYSHFFNTLKDHSFDLQFKDLADKETILELYDKEFKTFDNLIVFPIKGKHINRQLSVDLLLKFYQDGGNIITITSPNAVPDSIRVFLNQLGIYPSPKGQTLTDYFQDGSAIQISSDNLLNEHIHSEQDEVNYQFGEASVALLDNRDLIIPLLRSTRTSFDAGKLKEAWDTGSQGYLMASFQNLQNDRLTWVGSSDFFLNEHSQTNAKLIKSIIEWTFNEKAVLKAVNESHHSAQGISYDDVKYKVNDDIVYNIGISEWKIDQWVPFVANDVQFELRQVDPYYRLNLSLVEQDDENATVQMYTTGVFKLPTRHGVFTFLTDYKRSGLSFIKNSDVKSIRHLANDEYPRSWEITNAWVYMAAISMVILAWIIFVVAFLTSSPNKIVTPVVKESKESREPKKAKEAKVSKSEKK; from the coding sequence ATGGCGTCCCTGAAGATGTACGCTCTATGTGTTTTATCCACTTTGCTCTGCGTTGTTCAGGCCATAAGTTTGACTGGTTCCAGAACGTTAATCATCTATGATGACCGATTGACAGAATTGGACGACTACTCTCATTTCTTCAACACCTTAAAGGACCATTCCTTCGATCTGCAATTCAAAGACTTGGCGGACAAGGAAACCATTTTGGAACTTTATGACAAGGAATTCAAGACTTTCGACAATTTAATTGTGTTCCCCATTAAAGGGAAACATATCAACAGACAACTTTCCGTTGAcctattattgaaattttacCAAGATGGtgggaatattattacaattACTTCCCCCAATGCTGTTCCAGACTCCATTCGTGtatttttgaatcaattggGTATCTATCCAAGTCCAAAGGGTCAAACTCTAACTGACTATTTCCAAGACGGTTCTGCAATTCAAATATCATCTGACAATTTATTAAACGAACACATTCATTCTGAACAAGACGAAGTCAATTATCAATTCGGTGAAGCCTCGGTGGCACTATTAGATAACCGTGATTTAATCATTCCGCTATTAAGATCTACCAGAACATCATTCGATGCCGGTAAATTGAAAGAGGCATGGGATACGGGATCTCAAGGTTATCTGATGGCCagtttccaaaatttacaaaatgatCGTTTAACTTGGGTTGGGTCCTCCGATTTCTTCCTTAATGAACATTCTCAAACCAACGCAAAGTTAATTAAGAGCATCATTGAATGGACATTTAACGAAAAGGCTGTGTTAAAGGCAGTAAACGAATCTCATCATAGTGCTCAAGGGATCTCCTACGACGATGTCAAATACAAGGTCAACGATGACATTGTTTATAACATTGGTATCTCAGAATGGAAGATTGACCAATGGGTACCATTTGTTGCTAACGATGTTCAATTCGAATTGAGACAAGTAGATCCATATTATCGTTTGAATCTTTCTCTAGTGGAACAAGATGACGAAAATGCCACTGTTCAAATGTATACTACAGGTGTATTTAAATTACCTACGCGTCATGGTGTCTTCACTTTCTTGACTGATTATAAGAGAAGTGGTCTTTCATTTATTAAGAACTCTGATGTGAAGTCTATTCGTCATTTAGCTAACGATGAATACCCAAGAAGTTGGGAAATTACTAACGCTTGGGTTTACATGGCCGCCATTTCAATGGTCATCCTTGCCTGGATCatctttgttgttgcttTTCTAACTAGCTCTCCAAACAAGATTGTTACACCAGTAGTGAAGGAATCAAAGGAGTCAAGGGAACCAAAAAAAGCAAAGGAAGCCAAGGTATCGAAGagtgaaaagaaataa
- the SEC3 gene encoding GTP-Rho binding exocyst subunit SEC3 (ancestral locus Anc_7.154), which translates to MKRATSPFKRLSHSREPSHDENSNSIFHHNRSTSSSSNHKRSSFQQQHARSASGSNAPPPVSGTNFSHKRNTSRGSNSSQNSNLLAEQYDRDRKGLITYCFSKPDPKTNAPPNNYITHVRIIEDSKHPSSRPPLDSRLENKKKRILILSAKSNRPKEVQMHKARENRDGSFQIGRTWDLKELTKIERDPERDEGFMMVMGKKYYWETNTSKERTVFIKSLVKIFMQVAEGHVPELLHWDLSMFYLDEKSYERAVIRTIPTSSTIPSSMPLTPQSPQNLISPVITNDIPQRRVVAQSPVSSTHPYAATQGKIQLISTPQNAYPGSKPSLSKAPYSTTSTMNTVSNNFAQQSQQSARQTTKAQEQQPTQNVMQKQRYSQEYRQIEPQPRSPQRTHALSGHSYEQQQLGSPPKQGFSSPTKHPFISPSTEQTPEASNLYEKLPPNINRKDFESYGNSDEYSESSASTSRKTPVVQHQKTREATTPKTPQDKFFPGRRSEDESDEDISDQVHLSHVNTKQTSSSGATQNQPINPKQNLLEDLNAVLGEDPNVKPRSTNNESPEVAPLNMGEDGEQLENDAVDFYLDEYSDGGVDLNETIPEPIPLPEPSKTSYSRERENNLEEEESEDTREFDTTNDLSFENNDEARYSRQLEDPNQSHLYHQVGTIQEEDSTVNLEKEIGEKESSEVTKKNVDIDDDALLEVLSSINWDVNDDVDSLLKNIDLELAKTQHIFNNGILSLEKIGPSLEPSTDNVNKECDKMNPSFTLFLMEMNNFSEDIEYVESQDNGLQVEYANKKLLWNTLSELLNTVSLDEKTLKELLKCPIRERSLPWLDVQLNSLSKALKAISGDLNEEDYNLRDMAALKQRRQYYEKVTELFLERVVEEMGSKFANIHTDGTSNDQLTSILSRLLVFSSIILFCKEISSEPYKKIVEVWNSNIQHTYNSLWEKDIRKLTSDENELMRSNKTNNMDESSQQRILTSWKHFKETKKFNIDEPTSAKFLSSMITSLEILEQQCVEYQNFVENFFHISSTLDFNQFIVKYQDYNTRVIPLSSIEKMDPDRESAAIKNRMVSRIFQPIVIRIISFLNKTLKAERCAAPSLMILLEQKIKKLDLSNQEFLLDSLKRIFTQVKQIWLEYVDEQLIYLERSVINTSNRSICASVLTQPIFIKELYESICYVQNEIKLEDATTYESFDIMMSSCSKLAMTVTKFLTKKNDGTGIMTGLQNENLASEDLDESIELLMNSDWLIEMFTMLNVKMLGIFDIPIQNAKKVFDVEKEAYADFLLRESMPKLTSFVLGATKVVQSLPDNSGNPSRRAAYSKHNLEMILKTYTSSEIEVLVKRLHKHLTNHFSTGQNVVVKAALCEKLWSCLQGQTVSLYLKLYTLIDRHYKGTNINFTKNDVITAFEKFKK; encoded by the coding sequence ATGAAAAGGGCTACCTCACCATTTAAGAGGCTGTCCCATTCCAGGGAGCCCTCCCACGACGAAAATTCGAACTCCATATTCCACCACAATAGATCTACCTCCAGTAGCAGCAATCACAAGAGGAGCAGTTTCCAACAACAGCATGCACGTTCTGCCAGTGGCTCAAATGCCCCTCCTCCGGTCTCTGGTACTAATTTTAGTCATAAAAGAAACACATCGCGTGGCTCCAACTCGTCACAGAACTCAAATTTGTTGGCGGAACAGTACGATAGGGATAGGAAAGGACTAATCACTTATTGTTTCTCAAAACCGGATCCCAAAACTAATGCACCACcaaataattatataaCACATGTGAGAATAATTGAGGACTCCAAACATCCAAGCTCGAGACCACCATTGGACTCCAGATtagaaaataagaaaaagagaatACTTATCTTGAGTGCCAAAAGCAATCGTCCCAAGGAGGTTCAAATGCATAAGGCTCGTGAGAATAGAGATGGATCTTTTCAGATTGGTAGAACGTGGGATCTAAAAGAATTAACTAAGATCGAAAGGGATCCTGAGAGAGACGAAGGTTTTATGATGGTAATGGgaaagaaatattattggGAGACAAATACTTCAAAGGAGAGAACTGTTTTTATCAAATCCTTGGTGAAAATCTTTATGCAGGTGGCAGAAGGTCATGTTCCTGAGTTGCTTCATTGGGATTTATCAATGTTTTATTTAGATGAAAAGAGCTATGAAAGAGCTGTAATTAGAACAATTCCAACTTCATCGACAATACCAAGCTCAATGCCATTAACTCCCCAATCTCCTCAGAATCTCATTTCTCCTGTCATTACCAATGACATTCCACAACGAAGAGTCGTCGCCCAGTCTCCTGTAAGCTCAACTCATCCATATGCAGCCACCCAAGGGAAGATTCAACTTATATCAACTCCACAAAATGCATATCCTGGTTCAAAACCATCGTTAAGCAAAGCTCCTTATTCTACTACATCCACAATGAATACAGTTAGTAACAACTTTGCCCAGCAATCACAACAATCGGCCCGTCAAACTACCAAAGCACAAGAGCAACAACCTACTCAAAATGTAATGCAGAAACAACGTTATTCTCAAGAATATCGTCAAATCGAACCACAACCAAGATCACCTCAAAGGACACACGCCTTATCTGGACATAGTTATGAACAGCAACAATTAGGCTCACCTCCGAAGCAAGGCTTCTCATCCCCTACAAAACATCCATTTATATCACCTTCAACTGAACAAACTCCAGAAGCTTCAAACCTCTATGAAAAGCTTCCTCCAAATATCAATAGGAAAGATTTTGAGTCATATGGCAACTCGGATGAATATTCAGAATCTTCCGCTTCTACTTCAAGGAAGACACCAGTTGTTCAACATCAAAAAACTAGAGAAGCTACAACTCCAAAGACACCTCAAGACAAATTCTTTCCCGGAAGACGCAGCGAAGATGAAAGTGACGAAGACATATCGGACCAAGTTCATTTATCGCATGTAAATACCAAGCAAACGTCGTCTTCTGGAGCAACTCAAAACCAACCTATTAATCCgaaacaaaatttattagaaGACTTAAATGCAGTACTAGGTGAAGATCCAAATGTTAAACCTCGTAGCACAAATAACGAATCACCTGAAGTGGCGCCGCTAAATATGGGTGAAGATGGAGAGCAATTGGAAAACGATGCCGTAGATTTCTATTTAGATGAATATAGTGATGGCGGAGtagatttgaatgaaacGATACCAGAACCAATTCCCTTACCTGAACCTTCAAAAACAAGTTATTCCAGAGAGAGAGAAAATAActtagaagaagaagaatcgGAGGATACAAGGGAGTTCGATACTACGAATGatctttcttttgaaaacaatgatGAAGCTCGTTATAGTAGGCAATTAGAAGACCCTAACCAGTCACATTTATATCATCAAGTTGGAACTATTCAAGAAGAGGACTCAACAGTGAATCTTGAGAAAGAAATCGGTGAGAAAGAGTCCAGCGAAGTcacaaagaaaaatgtaGACATCGATGATGATGCCCTATTGGAAGTATTATCAAGCATAAATTGGGATGtaaatgatgatgttgattcattattgaagaatatagATCTGGAATTAGCCAAGACGCAACACATTTTCAACAATGGTATTTTGTCTTTGGAGAAAATTGGACCTAGTTTGGAACCATCCACCGACAATGTCAATAAGGAATGTGATAAAATGAATCCCTCTTTTACCCTATTCTTGATGGAAATGAACAATTTTTCGGAAGATATCGAATATGTTGAAAGCCAAGATAACGGATTACAAGTGGAGTATGCTAATAAGAAACTACTATGGAATACTTTGTCTGAACTGTTAAATACAGTATCTCTGGACGAaaaaactttgaaagaattacTAAAGTGCCCAATTAGAGAACGAAGCTTACCATGGCTAGATGTCCAATTGAATTCGTTGTCAAAGGCCCTAAAGGCTATTAGTGGGGActtaaatgaagaagattataACTTGAGAGATATGGCTGCATTGAAACAGAGACGTCAGTATTATGAAAAAGTCACCGAACTTTTCTTGGAAAGGGTTGTCGAAGAAATGGGAAGCAAATTTGCCAATATTCATACTGATGGAACTTCGAACGATCAATTAACCAGCATTTTGTCCCGATTGCTCGTTTTCTCTTCCATAATTTTATTCTGCAAAGAAATATCATCCGAGCCATATAAAAAGATAGTTGAAGTATGGAATAGCAATATTCAACACACCTATAACAGTTTATGGGAGAAAGATATTCGTAAATTGACAAGCGATGAAAATGAACTGATGAGATCAAATAAAACGAATAATATGGACGAGAGTAGCCAACAACGGATTTTAACCAGTTGGAAACATTTCAAGGAAACTAAAAAGTTTAATATTGATGAGCCAACTTCAGCTAAATTTTTGTCTTCTATGATCACTTCCttggaaatattggaaCAGCAATGTGTCgaatatcaaaattttgtagaaaatttcttccatATTTCTTCCACCCTTGatttcaatcaatttatTGTGAAATATCAGGATTATAACACCAGAGTGATTCCATTGTCTTCTATAGAAAAGATGGATCCAGATAGAGAATCTGCTGCAATAAAGAACCGAATGGTTTCCAGAATTTTCCAACCAATAGTCATCAGgatcatttcatttttgaataaaacTTTGAAAGCTGAGCGTTGTGCTGCTCCATCATTGATGATACTATTGGagcagaaaataaaaaaattagaCCTTTCCAATCAAGAATTCCTTCTCGattcattgaagagaaTATTTACACAAGTCAAGCAAATATGGCTCGAATATGTGGATGAGCAATTGATTTATCTAGAAAGATCTGTCATTAACACTTCAAATAGAAGTATTTGTGCGTCAGTCTTAACACAACCtatatttatcaaagaaCTATATGAATCAATTTGTTACGTTCAGAATGAAATTAAGCTAGAGGATGCCACTACGTACGAATCGTTCGATATAATGATGAGTTCATGTAGTAAATTGGCGATGACAGTGACAAAATTCttaacaaagaaaaatgatggTACTGGTATCATGACTGGCTTACAAAACGAAAATCTTGCCTCAGAAGATTTAGATGAATCTATTGAACTTTTGATGAATAGTGATTGGTTAATCGAAATGTTTACCATGTTAAATGTCAAGATGTTGGGAATTTTTGACATTCCTATCCAGAATGCCAAGAAGGTATTCGACGTTGAAAAGGAAGCATATGCGGATTTCCTTCTACGTGAATCAATGCCAAAGTTAACTTCCTTTGTCCTTGGTGCTACAAAAGTAGTACAGTCTTTACCTGATAATTCTGGGAATCCATCAAGGAGAGCCGCTTACAGTAAACACAATTTGGAAATGATTCTGAAGACATATACTTCATCAGAAATAGAAGTGTTAGTGAAAAGACTGCATAAGCATTTAACAAATCATTTCTCTACGGGTCAGAATGTGGTAGTAAAGGCTGCTCTTTGCGAGAAGTTATGGTCTTGCTTACAAGGTCAAACGGTTTCCTTATATCTGAAACTATACACTTTAATCGATAGGCATTACAAGGGAACAAACATTAACTTCACGAAAAACGACGTTATTACtgcatttgaaaaattcaagaaatag